The following proteins come from a genomic window of Pseudomonas putida:
- a CDS encoding substrate-binding domain-containing protein gives MSRTGSRTTGRPTLAEVARLSGVSPITASRALRGVSTVAPDLVEKVIAAAASLGYVANPAARALASARSQSVVVLIPSLSNQLFIDTLEAIHEVMRPRGLEVLIGNYHYDLAEEENLIRNYLAYQPCGILLTGFERSDAARQMLAASGVPCVHMMELNGEPGALSVGFSQHQAGRAAARHLIERGRKRLAFIAAQLDPRVMQRAEGFRQALAEAGLQAAELEVLAPEPSSIALGSALFSQLMQQAPDVDGIFFCNDDLAQGAVLQALRQGVEVPRQVAMVGFNDLPASAHMVPRLTSIRTPRAAVGRGAAQALLALLDGKRVTNAQQDLGFELMVRESS, from the coding sequence ATGTCCCGCACCGGCTCCCGTACTACAGGTCGTCCCACCCTGGCTGAAGTTGCCAGGCTTTCCGGGGTTTCCCCGATTACCGCTTCGCGCGCCTTGCGTGGGGTCAGCACGGTTGCGCCTGACCTGGTGGAAAAGGTCATCGCGGCGGCGGCTAGCCTCGGCTATGTGGCCAACCCGGCGGCCCGGGCGCTGGCCTCGGCGCGCAGCCAGTCGGTGGTGGTGTTGATCCCGTCGTTGTCCAACCAACTGTTCATCGACACCCTGGAGGCCATTCACGAGGTCATGCGCCCGCGCGGGCTCGAGGTGCTGATCGGCAACTATCACTACGACCTTGCCGAAGAAGAGAACTTGATCCGCAATTATCTGGCCTATCAGCCCTGCGGCATTTTGTTGACCGGTTTCGAGCGTAGCGATGCTGCGCGGCAGATGCTGGCTGCCAGCGGCGTGCCGTGTGTGCACATGATGGAGCTCAATGGCGAGCCAGGGGCTTTGTCGGTCGGTTTCTCGCAGCATCAGGCCGGACGTGCTGCTGCACGGCACCTGATCGAACGCGGGCGCAAGCGCCTTGCATTCATTGCCGCGCAGCTGGACCCGAGGGTGATGCAGCGTGCCGAGGGATTCCGTCAGGCATTGGCAGAGGCCGGTTTGCAGGCCGCCGAGCTGGAGGTGTTGGCCCCGGAGCCATCGTCGATTGCCCTGGGCAGCGCGCTGTTCAGCCAGCTGATGCAGCAGGCGCCGGATGTCGACGGCATTTTCTTCTGTAACGACGACCTGGCCCAAGGCGCGGTGCTGCAGGCCTTGCGTCAAGGGGTGGAGGTGCCACGTCAGGTGGCGATGGTCGGTTTCAACGATTTGCCGGCATCGGCGCATATGGTGCCGCGGCTGACCTCGATTCGCACACCACGGGCTGCGGTGGGGCGGGGCGCAGCGCAAGCGCTGCTGGCGTTGCTGGATGGCAAGCGGGTGACGAACGCGCAGCAGGATCTGGGCTTTGAGCTGATGGTGCGCGAGAGCTCCTGA
- a CDS encoding PAS domain S-box protein: MFDFHRKSDLAEIQRSRQALADAQAKLAAISRSMAMIEFAPDGTILDANERFCQAMGYSAEELRGKHHRLFCEPDYAKSAEYQQLWRELGQGKAISGTFERIDKAGREVWLEASYMPVLDEQRQVTSVIKVASDITQRVVLEHESESLLKAISRSMAVIEFTPQGRVIKANQNFLDTMGYRLDEVVGHHHGLFCLAQERESAQYREFWASLNRGEYHSHRFERVNKQGQTVFLEASYNPIFDSKGRLCKVVKFASDITQQVCTQQSAAHAAHASSVQTDACARKGTEVVQQAVQVIEQISQELNDAARSIDAVNKQSDVIGQIVLTIRGIADQTNLLALNAAIEAARAGEHGRGFAVVADEVRNLAARTSKATLEIVDVVRQNHDLSLLAVASMQSSLNRTGHGVALANEAGTVIMEIQQGSRHVVDAISQISSTLQLH; this comes from the coding sequence ATGTTCGATTTCCATCGCAAGTCTGATTTGGCAGAAATCCAGCGCAGCCGCCAGGCGCTGGCCGATGCGCAAGCCAAACTGGCTGCTATCAGCCGTTCCATGGCGATGATCGAGTTCGCCCCTGACGGTACTATTCTCGACGCTAACGAGCGCTTCTGCCAGGCCATGGGCTACAGCGCCGAGGAGCTGCGAGGTAAGCACCACCGGCTGTTCTGTGAGCCGGACTATGCAAAAAGCGCCGAATACCAGCAACTGTGGCGCGAGTTGGGGCAGGGCAAGGCAATCAGCGGTACGTTCGAGCGCATCGACAAGGCGGGGCGCGAAGTCTGGCTGGAAGCCAGCTACATGCCAGTGCTGGACGAGCAACGGCAAGTCACCAGCGTAATCAAGGTGGCATCTGACATCACCCAGCGGGTGGTGCTGGAGCACGAGAGCGAAAGCCTGCTAAAGGCCATCAGCCGCTCCATGGCGGTGATCGAGTTCACCCCACAAGGCCGGGTGATCAAGGCCAACCAGAATTTTCTCGACACCATGGGCTACCGCCTCGATGAAGTGGTTGGCCACCACCACGGGCTGTTCTGCCTGGCGCAAGAACGCGAATCGGCCCAGTACCGCGAGTTCTGGGCTTCTCTGAACCGTGGCGAGTACCATTCACATCGCTTCGAACGCGTCAACAAGCAAGGCCAGACCGTCTTCCTGGAGGCCTCCTACAACCCGATCTTCGACAGCAAGGGCCGCCTGTGCAAAGTGGTCAAGTTTGCCAGCGACATCACCCAGCAGGTCTGCACCCAGCAAAGCGCCGCCCATGCCGCTCATGCCAGTTCGGTGCAGACCGATGCCTGCGCGCGCAAAGGTACCGAGGTGGTGCAACAGGCGGTGCAGGTAATCGAGCAGATTTCCCAAGAGCTTAACGACGCAGCGCGCAGCATCGATGCGGTGAATAAGCAGTCGGATGTGATCGGGCAGATTGTGCTGACCATCCGTGGCATTGCCGACCAGACCAACCTGTTGGCCCTTAACGCAGCCATCGAGGCTGCACGTGCCGGCGAGCACGGGCGCGGCTTTGCCGTGGTGGCCGATGAGGTGCGCAACCTGGCCGCGCGAACCAGCAAGGCCACCCTGGAAATTGTCGATGTGGTGCGGCAGAACCACGACCTGTCGCTATTGGCAGTGGCCAGCATGCAATCGAGCCTCAACCGCACCGGTCACGGCGTGGCGTTGGCCAATGAGGCGGGCACGGTGATCATGGAAATCCAGCAAGGCTCACGGCACGTCGTGGATGCCATCAGCCAGATCAGCTCGACGCTGCAATTGCATTGA
- a CDS encoding transporter substrate-binding domain-containing protein, which produces MKQLLASVLLALGLANSMVLQASSEPRHLLARSISAAAPLALSGEDRNWLKQHQRLVLGSARPDYPPFEINVSQHDYEGLSADYAGIIGEQLDIPIEVRRFDSRHEAITALRDGRIDLLGSSNAFEAADAQLSLSTPYADDLPVIVTLEGRSLKSTPNLAGLRLAMVDHYLPAASVRAQYPKAQLSLYRSTLAGLAAVVLGEADAYLGDAISTDYMIGKSFQGTLKIDHFSQLAPEAFAFAIASDNPRLHRLVDKALSRISESERLNILRRWSSGNTSLLLQRHLTALSEEEESWITAHPTISVLVNTSLAPLTFNDAQHRPSGITLDLLKQISLRTGLQFKPVESASSQVMIDRLVHGEAQMIGALGYGADRLKQLRYTRPYLVSPRVLVTRDDGESSAQAKNLDGKRIALVRGSPQEAVLQQRYPQAELVEVDNPLAQMEAVANGVADVALSSHINATYYISHVFKERLRIAGVLDDAPAIAAFAVAADQPQLQAILDKALLSIPPEELDQLINRWRTSTLVSDSPWRDYRTLALQVLVLSALLLAGVVFWNSYLRKLINQRTEAQHALQAQLALSRGLLEQLRQAKDDAEQASQTKSTFLATMSHEIRTPMNAVIGLLELALEDSRSGRSDSQTLQTAHDSAIGLLELIGDILDISRIESGHISLQPVPTNLVELVRATLRVFEGNARAKGLHLQGELPAEPVWVLADPLRLKQILSNLISNAIKFTDRGEVQACLLLPKVAGHGNLAIELNVRDTGIGISPADQARLFNAFVQVDGPRARQGAGLGLVISRTLAELMGGSLSLQSVEGVGTRVQVNLQLPVCAAPAQAQEQLTAPESSSGPLNILVVDDYPANLLLLERQLQTLGHHVTLAENGEIALARWQDASFDLVITDCSMPVMDGHELTRRIRSLEVERGLPAGRILGVTANAQAEERTRCLASGMDECLFKPIGLRTLKTHLPLVHPQQPSPAPCHSGFDLAELRHLTQDDEQLTRHLLEQLSISVGEDLAALRALATDAPDDAVRALAHRIKGGAKMIRVRTVVKDCEAIEHAHALGLPTAKQRAQLQVSLQALLDEMREALNAIAASS; this is translated from the coding sequence ATGAAACAGCTGCTGGCGAGCGTCCTTCTGGCTCTAGGTCTGGCCAACTCCATGGTGCTGCAGGCCAGCAGCGAACCACGCCATCTGCTGGCACGCTCAATCAGTGCCGCTGCCCCGCTGGCGTTATCCGGCGAGGATCGCAACTGGCTGAAACAACACCAACGCCTGGTACTGGGCAGTGCGCGCCCCGACTACCCCCCGTTCGAAATCAACGTGAGTCAGCATGACTATGAGGGGTTGAGTGCAGACTACGCCGGCATCATCGGCGAACAGCTTGACATACCCATTGAAGTACGCCGTTTTGACAGCCGTCACGAGGCCATCACTGCCCTGCGTGATGGCCGTATCGACTTGCTGGGTAGCTCCAACGCTTTCGAAGCGGCGGACGCCCAACTTAGCCTGAGCACCCCCTATGCCGACGACCTGCCAGTGATCGTCACCCTCGAGGGGCGCAGCTTGAAAAGCACGCCCAACCTTGCCGGCCTGCGCCTGGCGATGGTCGATCATTACCTGCCGGCCGCCAGCGTTCGCGCCCAGTACCCCAAGGCGCAACTGAGCCTGTACCGCTCGACCCTGGCCGGGCTCGCTGCCGTCGTGCTGGGCGAGGCAGACGCCTATCTGGGCGATGCCATCAGCACCGACTACATGATCGGCAAAAGTTTTCAGGGCACGTTGAAAATCGACCATTTCTCCCAACTGGCCCCAGAAGCTTTTGCCTTCGCCATCGCCAGCGACAACCCGCGCTTGCATCGGCTGGTGGACAAGGCGCTGTCACGTATAAGCGAAAGTGAACGTTTGAACATTCTGCGCCGTTGGAGCAGTGGTAACACCAGCCTGCTGCTGCAGCGCCACCTCACTGCCTTGAGCGAAGAAGAAGAATCCTGGATCACCGCCCACCCCACGATCAGCGTACTGGTCAATACCTCGCTGGCACCTTTGACGTTCAATGATGCTCAGCACCGCCCTAGCGGTATCACCCTGGACCTGCTCAAGCAGATCTCATTGCGCACGGGGCTGCAGTTCAAACCGGTCGAGAGTGCTTCATCGCAGGTCATGATCGACCGCCTGGTCCACGGCGAGGCACAGATGATCGGCGCGCTGGGCTATGGCGCCGACCGCTTGAAGCAACTGCGCTACACCCGCCCCTACCTGGTCAGCCCGCGCGTGCTCGTCACCCGTGACGACGGCGAATCATCTGCACAGGCCAAGAACCTGGATGGCAAGCGCATCGCCTTGGTGCGCGGTTCCCCCCAGGAGGCCGTTTTGCAACAGCGATACCCACAGGCCGAGCTGGTCGAAGTTGACAACCCCCTCGCCCAGATGGAGGCCGTGGCCAACGGTGTTGCCGACGTGGCCCTGAGCAGCCATATCAATGCTACCTATTACATCAGCCATGTGTTCAAGGAACGTTTGCGCATCGCCGGCGTGCTCGACGATGCCCCGGCCATTGCCGCTTTTGCCGTAGCCGCCGACCAGCCCCAGTTGCAGGCCATTCTCGACAAGGCGCTGCTAAGCATTCCGCCTGAAGAACTCGACCAACTGATCAACCGCTGGCGTACCAGCACACTGGTGAGCGACAGCCCATGGCGCGACTACCGCACCCTGGCCTTGCAGGTGCTCGTACTGTCGGCCCTGCTGCTGGCCGGGGTGGTGTTCTGGAACAGCTACCTGCGCAAGCTGATCAACCAGCGAACCGAGGCACAGCACGCGCTGCAGGCACAGCTTGCGCTGAGCCGCGGGCTGCTGGAGCAGTTACGCCAGGCCAAGGACGACGCTGAACAGGCCAGCCAGACCAAAAGCACCTTCCTGGCCACCATGAGCCATGAAATCCGTACCCCGATGAATGCCGTGATCGGTCTGCTGGAACTGGCCCTGGAAGATAGCCGCAGCGGCCGCAGCGACTCCCAGACCTTGCAGACCGCCCATGATTCGGCCATTGGCCTGCTTGAGCTGATTGGCGATATTCTCGATATTTCTCGCATCGAATCCGGGCACATCAGCCTGCAGCCGGTGCCTACCAATCTGGTCGAGCTGGTGCGCGCCACGCTGCGGGTGTTCGAAGGCAATGCCCGGGCCAAAGGGTTGCATCTGCAGGGCGAGCTGCCGGCAGAACCGGTATGGGTGCTGGCTGACCCACTGCGACTCAAACAAATTCTGTCCAACCTGATCAGCAACGCCATCAAGTTCACCGACCGTGGTGAAGTCCAGGCATGTCTGCTGCTACCCAAAGTTGCCGGCCACGGCAATCTGGCAATCGAGCTGAATGTGCGCGACACCGGCATCGGCATCAGTCCCGCCGACCAGGCCAGGCTGTTCAATGCCTTCGTTCAGGTCGATGGGCCCAGGGCACGTCAAGGGGCTGGCTTGGGGTTGGTCATCAGCCGTACCCTGGCCGAACTGATGGGCGGCTCCTTGAGCCTTCAGAGCGTCGAGGGCGTTGGCACCCGGGTGCAAGTCAACCTGCAGTTGCCCGTCTGCGCAGCACCGGCACAAGCGCAAGAGCAACTCACGGCGCCTGAAAGCAGCAGCGGCCCGCTCAATATCCTGGTGGTCGACGACTACCCGGCCAACCTGCTATTGCTGGAACGGCAACTGCAAACCCTGGGGCACCACGTGACACTGGCGGAAAATGGCGAAATCGCCCTCGCACGCTGGCAGGACGCGAGTTTCGACCTGGTGATTACCGATTGCAGCATGCCGGTCATGGACGGGCATGAACTCACCCGGCGCATTCGCAGCCTGGAGGTCGAGCGCGGCCTGCCGGCAGGCCGTATTCTTGGGGTAACCGCCAACGCCCAGGCCGAGGAGCGTACTCGCTGCCTGGCCAGCGGCATGGACGAATGCCTGTTCAAGCCGATTGGCTTGCGCACACTCAAGACCCATCTGCCCCTGGTGCACCCTCAGCAGCCGTCGCCGGCCCCCTGCCATAGTGGGTTCGACCTGGCCGAATTGCGCCACCTGACCCAGGACGACGAACAGTTGACGCGGCATTTGCTGGAGCAGTTGTCGATCAGTGTCGGTGAAGACCTGGCCGCCCTGCGCGCCTTGGCAACAGACGCCCCTGATGACGCAGTGCGTGCCTTGGCCCACCGCATCAAGGGTGGCGCCAAAATGATCAGGGTGCGCACCGTGGTCAAAGACTGTGAAGCTATCGAACACGCACACGCACTAGGGCTGCCGACCGCCAAACAACGCGCGCAACTGCAAGTCAGCCTGCAGGCACTGCTTGACGAGATGCGCGAGGCGCTCAATGCAATTGCAGCGTCGAGCTGA
- a CDS encoding response regulator, producing the protein MTTVLIVDDHPIVRLSLRLLLERERFHVVGEVGNGSEVAQVARELRPDVVILDIGLPGLDGMEVIKRLQSLEPVPKIMVLTGQATDLYVRRCLDAGIGAFVTKEEDHEALLFALKALTKGYSTFPQMSVNSNSLESEPVRLASLSNREMEVLRRLARGENNKNIGTCMNLSAKTISTYRGRIMEKLKTESLVEMVDLAKRNNVY; encoded by the coding sequence ATGACAACCGTGCTGATCGTCGACGACCACCCTATTGTCCGGCTGTCCTTGCGCCTACTGCTCGAGCGCGAGCGCTTCCATGTCGTCGGCGAGGTCGGCAATGGCAGTGAAGTGGCTCAGGTAGCCCGCGAACTGCGCCCGGACGTGGTCATCCTCGACATCGGCCTGCCTGGCCTGGACGGTATGGAAGTCATCAAGCGATTGCAGAGCCTGGAGCCGGTACCGAAGATCATGGTGCTGACCGGCCAGGCCACTGACCTGTATGTACGCCGCTGCCTGGATGCCGGGATAGGCGCCTTCGTCACCAAGGAAGAGGACCACGAGGCTCTGCTGTTCGCCCTCAAGGCCCTGACCAAGGGTTATTCGACCTTTCCGCAGATGTCGGTCAACAGCAACTCGCTGGAGAGCGAGCCAGTGCGCCTGGCCAGTCTCTCCAACCGGGAAATGGAAGTGCTGCGGCGCCTCGCGCGCGGCGAGAACAACAAGAACATCGGCACTTGCATGAACCTCAGCGCGAAGACAATCAGCACCTATCGGGGCCGTATCATGGAAAAGCTCAAGACCGAGTCGCTGGTGGAAATGGTCGACCTGGCCAAGCGCAACAACGTCTATTGA
- a CDS encoding DUF1272 domain-containing protein: MLELRPNCECCDADLPGDSPDALICSFECTFCRACAETRFQGRCPNCTGQLVARPTRVGQALANNPASTLRIHKPHAACA; encoded by the coding sequence ATGCTGGAGTTACGCCCCAACTGCGAGTGTTGTGATGCCGACCTGCCGGGTGACAGCCCCGACGCTCTGATCTGCTCCTTCGAATGCACGTTCTGCCGTGCCTGTGCCGAAACCCGCTTCCAAGGCCGCTGCCCGAATTGTACCGGGCAGTTGGTAGCCCGCCCGACGCGGGTCGGGCAGGCATTGGCCAACAACCCTGCCTCCACACTGCGTATACACAAACCGCACGCAGCCTGCGCCTGA
- the cobM gene encoding precorrin-4 C(11)-methyltransferase: protein MTIYFIGAGPGDPELITVKGQRLIRQCPVIIYAGSLVPAAVLEGHQAETVINSAELHLEQIIAAMRSAHEQGQDVARVHSGDPSLYGAIGEQIRHLQTLGIDYQVIPGVTATAASAALLGCELTLPEVAQTVILTRYGDSSPMPPGEQLGDLARHGSTLAIHLGVKHLSRIVDELVPHYGAHCPVAVVHRATWPDQDWVRGNLGDIVERVAAKDFRRTALILVGHVLGDTPFAESALYRAGHAHLYRPGD from the coding sequence ATGACCATCTACTTTATCGGTGCCGGCCCCGGCGACCCGGAGCTGATCACGGTCAAGGGCCAACGGCTGATTCGTCAGTGCCCAGTGATCATTTATGCCGGTTCACTGGTGCCCGCCGCCGTGCTCGAAGGCCACCAGGCCGAAACCGTGATCAACAGCGCCGAACTGCATCTGGAACAGATCATCGCTGCCATGCGCAGCGCGCACGAACAAGGTCAGGATGTGGCCCGGGTGCATAGCGGCGACCCCAGCCTGTACGGCGCCATCGGTGAGCAGATCCGCCACCTGCAGACGCTAGGCATCGATTACCAGGTCATCCCCGGCGTTACCGCCACGGCAGCGAGCGCCGCCCTGCTCGGCTGCGAGCTGACCTTGCCTGAAGTGGCGCAGACGGTGATCCTCACCCGTTATGGCGACAGTTCGCCAATGCCACCTGGTGAGCAATTGGGCGACCTGGCGCGCCATGGCAGCACCCTGGCAATTCATCTGGGGGTCAAGCACCTGTCGCGCATTGTCGATGAGTTGGTGCCGCACTATGGCGCGCACTGCCCGGTTGCGGTGGTGCATCGGGCCACCTGGCCAGACCAGGATTGGGTGCGCGGCAACCTCGGTGACATTGTCGAACGCGTAGCGGCCAAGGATTTCCGGCGCACGGCGCTGATCCTGGTAGGTCATGTACTGGGGGATACGCCGTTCGCCGAATCGGCCTTGTACCGTGCCGGGCATGCCCACCTGTACCGCCCTGGCGACTGA
- a CDS encoding cobalamin biosynthesis protein CobE, with protein sequence MPAFYAGFGCRRGCPADTLHRLLHQALDDQGLALADLRGIASISLKADEPGLLQLAEHLGLPLVLYHVAQLQPYEPLLSHRSAAAYRHSGCWGVAESAALALASQRQGTASLLLTRQVLGPATLALAC encoded by the coding sequence ATGCCTGCCTTCTACGCTGGTTTTGGCTGCCGCCGGGGTTGCCCGGCGGACACCTTGCATCGCTTGCTGCACCAGGCTCTGGACGACCAGGGCCTGGCGTTGGCTGACCTGCGCGGCATCGCAAGCATCAGCCTGAAGGCCGACGAGCCCGGGTTGTTGCAACTGGCAGAGCACCTAGGTTTGCCTTTGGTGCTGTACCATGTCGCGCAACTGCAACCCTATGAACCACTGCTCAGCCACCGGTCCGCCGCTGCCTACCGGCACAGCGGCTGCTGGGGCGTAGCCGAGAGCGCGGCACTGGCCCTGGCCAGCCAGCGGCAGGGTACAGCCAGCCTGCTACTGACGCGCCAGGTACTGGGCCCGGCGACGCTCGCCCTGGCCTGCTGA
- a CDS encoding cobalt transporter has protein sequence MITRIARTAGFSGLLAALLLTLLQSFWVAPLILEAETYESSAPAAHHEHGSEVAAHEHSAEAWSPEDGWQRVLSTTGGNLVVAVGFALILAALYSLREPKRAATGALWGLAGFAVFCLAPTLGLPPELPGTAAADLGQRQTWWVGTASATALGLALLVFARHWLLKALGAVLLVMPHVIGAPQPEVHESLAPEALETQFKVASWLTNAAFWLALGLLSAWLFRRSSQA, from the coding sequence ATGATCACGCGCATTGCCCGTACTGCGGGCTTCAGCGGGCTCCTTGCAGCCCTGTTGCTGACCTTGCTGCAAAGCTTCTGGGTTGCTCCGCTGATTCTGGAGGCGGAAACCTACGAGTCCTCGGCCCCGGCCGCACACCACGAACACGGTAGCGAAGTGGCCGCTCATGAACACAGCGCCGAAGCCTGGTCGCCGGAAGACGGCTGGCAGCGCGTGCTGTCCACCACAGGCGGCAACCTGGTGGTCGCGGTCGGCTTCGCCCTGATCCTCGCCGCCCTGTACAGCCTTCGCGAGCCCAAACGCGCCGCCACTGGCGCATTGTGGGGGTTGGCTGGCTTCGCCGTGTTCTGCCTGGCCCCAACCCTGGGCTTGCCACCAGAACTGCCAGGTACTGCGGCCGCCGACCTGGGGCAACGCCAGACCTGGTGGGTCGGTACAGCCAGTGCCACAGCGCTGGGCCTGGCCTTGCTGGTGTTTGCCCGCCACTGGCTGCTGAAGGCGCTGGGCGCCGTGCTGCTGGTCATGCCTCATGTCATCGGTGCGCCGCAACCGGAGGTGCACGAAAGCCTGGCCCCCGAAGCATTGGAAACCCAGTTCAAAGTCGCCTCCTGGCTGACCAACGCCGCCTTCTGGCTGGCCTTGGGCCTGCTCAGCGCCTGGCTGTTCCGCCGTTCCAGCCAGGCTTGA
- a CDS encoding CbtB-domain containing protein, whose protein sequence is MPVTSAKQHSLATPVTLSRRVTIAVGASLLGLCLVYFAGFSHIEAVHNAAHDTRHSAAFPCH, encoded by the coding sequence ATGCCCGTCACCAGCGCCAAACAACACAGCCTTGCTACCCCCGTTACCCTCAGCCGGCGTGTAACTATCGCCGTCGGTGCCAGCTTGCTGGGTCTGTGCCTGGTCTACTTTGCCGGGTTCTCGCACATTGAGGCCGTGCACAACGCCGCCCACGACACCCGCCACAGCGCCGCCTTCCCCTGCCACTGA
- a CDS encoding GNAT family N-acetyltransferase, protein MSLTIRPAVHTDAEQILTFITELAEYERARHEVVATLADIEHSLFDEGSTVHALMCERDGRAIGFAVYFYSYSTWLGRNGIYLEDLYVTPEQRGDGAGRQLLQHIAREAVANNCGRLEWSVLDWNEPAIGFYQKLGAEAQDEWVRYRLDGDKLAAFARG, encoded by the coding sequence ATGAGCCTCACCATTCGCCCTGCCGTGCATACCGATGCCGAGCAGATCCTCACCTTCATCACCGAACTGGCCGAATACGAACGCGCTCGCCACGAGGTAGTCGCCACCCTTGCCGACATCGAGCACAGCCTGTTCGACGAAGGCAGCACTGTGCACGCCCTGATGTGCGAGCGTGATGGCCGTGCAATCGGCTTTGCCGTGTACTTCTACAGCTACTCGACCTGGCTCGGGCGCAATGGCATCTATCTGGAAGACCTGTACGTAACCCCCGAACAACGCGGCGATGGCGCTGGCCGGCAGTTGTTGCAGCACATTGCCCGCGAAGCGGTGGCGAACAACTGCGGGCGCCTGGAGTGGAGCGTGCTGGACTGGAACGAGCCAGCGATCGGCTTCTACCAGAAACTGGGGGCCGAGGCGCAGGATGAGTGGGTGCGTTACCGGCTGGATGGCGACAAGCTGGCGGCATTCGCCCGCGGGTGA
- a CDS encoding LysE family transporter — protein sequence MLASADLLTAFVLFAFVSSITPGPNNTMLLASGVNFGVRRSVPHALGISFGFMVMVLAVGLGLGEVFKAWPPLYTVLRYTGAAYLLYLAWKIATSGPVGTASSSARKPLGFWGAAAFQWVNPKAWVMAVGAITTYTPAQGYVTNVIVIAALFALVNLPSVGVWVMFGSALRNLLQHSRWLMLFNVVMALLLVISLYPLLFVESAFS from the coding sequence ATGCTTGCCTCTGCCGACCTGCTGACCGCCTTCGTGCTGTTTGCCTTCGTGTCTTCCATCACGCCAGGCCCCAACAACACCATGTTGCTGGCCTCGGGGGTAAACTTCGGCGTGCGCCGCTCGGTCCCTCACGCCTTGGGTATCAGCTTTGGTTTCATGGTGATGGTACTGGCCGTCGGCCTGGGGCTGGGCGAGGTGTTCAAGGCCTGGCCGCCACTGTACACAGTGCTGCGCTACACTGGCGCCGCCTATCTGCTGTACCTGGCCTGGAAGATCGCCACTTCCGGGCCGGTCGGCACGGCCTCGTCCAGTGCCCGCAAACCGCTGGGCTTCTGGGGAGCAGCGGCGTTCCAGTGGGTCAACCCGAAGGCCTGGGTGATGGCGGTGGGGGCGATTACCACCTACACACCCGCGCAAGGCTATGTAACCAACGTGATCGTCATTGCGGCCTTGTTCGCTTTGGTCAACCTGCCGAGCGTGGGGGTATGGGTGATGTTCGGCAGCGCCCTGCGCAACCTGTTGCAGCATTCGCGCTGGCTGATGCTGTTCAATGTCGTGATGGCCCTGTTGCTGGTGATTTCACTGTACCCGCTGCTGTTTGTAGAATCAGCGTTTTCCTGA
- a CDS encoding alpha/beta fold hydrolase, with protein MQLIPWSHECAEGFTLRGWRTPASGKPLLHFLHGNGFCCLTYQPLLMRLGEHFDLWLCDVQGHGDSDHGGVFRGWNRSAALAVEAFQGGRGEYGDVQRFAVGHSFGGVLTGLILGSEPQLFARAVLLDPVLFSRRMIGVMGAAALVGLHQRHGLARKAASRRSHWPDRESALASLEGRGIFKGWTHAALQAYVEHAIGDCGEAVVLKCRPSREVEIFSSFPKRMWASLTAIRTPTRVLYGEDTYPFVPHSVNRLALLNRNVTARQVPGGHCFMQEDPAMAAEQVLGFLQV; from the coding sequence ATGCAGTTGATTCCCTGGTCCCACGAATGCGCCGAAGGTTTCACCCTGCGTGGCTGGCGAACCCCGGCCAGTGGCAAACCGCTGCTGCATTTCCTGCATGGCAACGGCTTCTGTTGCCTGACCTATCAACCGCTGCTGATGCGCCTGGGCGAGCATTTCGACCTGTGGCTTTGCGACGTTCAAGGCCATGGCGACAGTGACCATGGCGGGGTGTTTCGCGGCTGGAACCGCTCCGCTGCCTTGGCGGTGGAGGCCTTTCAGGGCGGGCGTGGCGAATATGGCGACGTACAGCGGTTTGCCGTAGGTCACAGCTTCGGTGGCGTGCTCACAGGGCTGATCCTGGGCAGTGAGCCGCAACTGTTCGCACGTGCCGTGCTGCTCGACCCGGTACTGTTCAGCCGACGCATGATCGGCGTGATGGGGGCGGCAGCCCTGGTCGGCCTGCATCAGCGCCACGGCCTGGCCCGCAAGGCTGCCAGCCGCCGCAGCCACTGGCCCGATCGCGAGTCGGCGTTGGCCTCGCTGGAAGGGCGCGGCATCTTCAAAGGCTGGACACATGCGGCACTGCAGGCCTATGTCGAGCATGCCATCGGGGATTGTGGCGAGGCTGTGGTGCTCAAGTGCCGGCCCAGCCGTGAAGTGGAAATCTTCAGCTCGTTCCCTAAACGCATGTGGGCCAGCCTGACTGCAATCAGGACGCCGACACGGGTGTTGTATGGCGAAGACACCTATCCCTTTGTGCCACACTCGGTGAATCGCCTGGCGCTGTTAAACCGCAATGTGACCGCACGGCAAGTTCCCGGTGGGCACTGTTTCATGCAGGAAGACCCGGCCATGGCGGCCGAGCAGGTGCTCGGTTTCTTGCAGGTTTGA